One Enterococcus silesiacus genomic window carries:
- a CDS encoding phosphoribosyl-ATP pyrophosphatase encodes MIETLYTELLARKQNPKEGSYTNYLFDQGLDKILKKVGEEATEVIIAAKNDQTELISETSDLIYHMLVLLVEKGVSLEAIKNELKKREGKLSEAKERKQIDDL; translated from the coding sequence GTGATTGAAACACTTTATACAGAACTACTTGCTCGTAAACAAAATCCCAAAGAAGGCTCCTACACTAATTATCTATTTGACCAAGGGCTAGATAAAATCTTAAAAAAGGTCGGAGAAGAAGCGACAGAAGTGATTATTGCAGCAAAAAACGATCAAACAGAATTAATCTCTGAAACCTCAGATCTGATCTATCACATGTTGGTTCTGCTCGTTGAAAAAGGAGTTTCTCTAGAAGCAATCAAAAATGAACTAAAAAAACGCGAAGGAAAATTAAGTGAAGCCAAAGAGCGTAAACAAATCGACGATCTTTAA
- a CDS encoding phosphoribosyl-AMP cyclohydrolase — MTPDFTKGLLPAIIIEAKTNEVLMLAYMNEESYNKTLETGTTWFYSRSRQQLWNKGETSGNSQKVNSIVTDCDKDTLLITVEQTGPACHTGEHSCFFNVII, encoded by the coding sequence ATGACACCTGATTTTACTAAAGGCTTACTGCCAGCAATTATCATCGAAGCAAAAACGAATGAAGTTTTGATGCTGGCTTATATGAATGAGGAAAGCTATAACAAGACACTTGAAACAGGAACCACTTGGTTTTATTCACGCTCCCGTCAACAATTGTGGAATAAGGGCGAAACGAGTGGTAACAGTCAAAAAGTCAACAGTATCGTGACCGATTGCGACAAAGATACGTTGCTGATTACGGTGGAACAGACAGGACCTGCGTGCCATACTGGCGAGCATAGTTGTTTTTTCAATGTAATTATCTAG
- a CDS encoding imidazole glycerol phosphate synthase cyclase subunit (catalyzes the conversion of 5-[(5-phospho-1-deoxyribulos-1-ylamino)methylideneamino]-1-(5-phosphoribosyl)imidazole-4-carboxamideand glutamine to imidazole-glycerol phosphate, 5-aminoimidazol-4-carboxamideribonucleotide and glutamate; the HisF subunit acts as a cyclase), giving the protein MLTKRIIPCLDVTAGRVVKGVNFIDLQDVGDPVAIARAYNEQGADELVFLDITATSDNRETMIDVVERTATAVFIPLTVGGGIRSVFDMKKLLQAGADKIALNSAAIQQPELITAGAEKFGSQCIVVAIDAKRMGDSWHVFVKGGREDTGLDVISWAKKAVALGAGELLLTSMDADGTKKGYDLALNQAVSTAVNVPVIASGGCGNANDIVEVFEQTKVSAALAASIFHYGEVSIPDLKTAMALKGMEVRK; this is encoded by the coding sequence GTGCTTACTAAACGTATTATTCCCTGCTTAGATGTAACCGCTGGTCGAGTGGTTAAAGGGGTTAATTTTATTGATTTACAAGACGTTGGTGATCCAGTAGCAATAGCACGAGCTTATAATGAACAAGGAGCTGATGAGCTGGTTTTTCTAGACATTACGGCTACTAGTGATAATCGTGAGACCATGATCGACGTGGTTGAACGAACAGCGACCGCGGTGTTTATTCCTTTAACAGTAGGCGGTGGTATCCGCAGCGTTTTCGATATGAAAAAATTGCTGCAAGCAGGTGCTGATAAAATTGCTCTTAATTCTGCAGCGATCCAACAGCCAGAACTGATTACAGCCGGTGCTGAAAAATTTGGCTCCCAGTGTATTGTTGTTGCAATCGATGCGAAACGAATGGGTGATTCCTGGCATGTGTTTGTTAAAGGGGGCCGTGAAGATACAGGATTAGATGTGATTAGCTGGGCTAAGAAAGCTGTAGCGTTGGGAGCAGGTGAGCTATTACTGACAAGTATGGATGCAGATGGGACGAAAAAAGGGTATGACCTTGCGTTAAATCAAGCAGTAAGCACGGCTGTCAATGTCCCTGTGATCGCATCAGGTGGCTGTGGCAATGCAAATGATATCGTGGAAGTATTTGAACAAACAAAAGTATCCGCGGCTTTAGCTGCGAGTATTTTTCATTATGGTGAGGTAAGCATTCCTGACTTAAAAACGGCAATGGCGCTTAAAGGAATGGAGGTACGAAAATGA
- a CDS encoding 1-(5-phosphoribosyl)-5-((5-phosphoribosylamino)methylideneamino)imidazole-4-carboxamide isomerase, which yields MRILPAIDIREGKAVRLVQGDFLQKTIVNHHPIAQAQEFKAAGMEMIHVVDLDGALMGKAENASLIEQMKRATNLKIEIGGGIRTMEQIDQYVALGIDRIIIGSAALTDPELVKTAVKKYGDKIAVGIDAKKGKVAISGWLDVSETDYLQMAKEMAAIGVKTIIYTDIAKDGTLTGPTFEDYEKLAKAVPEVQIIASGGVSSKADLVKLAELGLYGAIVGKAFYNGAITLADMLEVEQSAY from the coding sequence ATGCGAATTTTACCAGCAATTGATATTAGAGAAGGAAAAGCTGTTCGTTTGGTTCAAGGAGATTTTTTACAAAAGACGATCGTAAATCATCATCCGATTGCTCAGGCACAAGAATTTAAAGCGGCAGGTATGGAAATGATACATGTTGTTGATTTAGATGGTGCTTTGATGGGGAAAGCTGAAAATGCCTCATTGATCGAACAAATGAAACGAGCCACCAATCTCAAAATTGAAATAGGCGGAGGCATTCGCACAATGGAACAAATCGACCAGTATGTCGCACTGGGCATTGATCGAATTATTATTGGTTCAGCCGCGTTGACTGATCCAGAATTAGTCAAGACAGCAGTCAAAAAATATGGGGATAAAATCGCTGTAGGGATTGATGCTAAAAAAGGAAAAGTTGCCATCAGCGGTTGGTTGGATGTTAGTGAAACAGACTATCTGCAAATGGCTAAGGAAATGGCGGCAATCGGTGTTAAAACAATCATCTATACAGATATTGCAAAAGATGGCACTTTAACTGGGCCGACCTTTGAAGATTATGAAAAGTTAGCGAAAGCTGTCCCAGAAGTACAAATCATTGCTTCTGGTGGTGTCAGCAGTAAAGCCGATTTAGTGAAATTGGCTGAATTAGGCTTATACGGCGCAATCGTTGGGAAGGCTTTTTATAATGGTGCAATCACGTTAGCTGATATGCTGGAGGTGGAACAAAGTGCTTACTAA